One region of Candidatus Bathyarchaeota archaeon genomic DNA includes:
- a CDS encoding metalloregulator ArsR/SmtB family transcription factor → MKKTLTTICYRFFTNLANPTRLAAIQQLQNQPMSATELATALGQEQSMISHNLKPLIECNLLSVQRVGKKRIYSVNTETLTPIFVAIENHAKKYCPTGGNCLKEELKNEA, encoded by the coding sequence ATGAAAAAAACCCTAACAACAATCTGCTACCGCTTCTTCACCAACCTAGCCAACCCCACCCGCCTCGCCGCCATCCAACAACTCCAAAACCAACCCATGAGCGCAACCGAACTCGCAACCGCACTAGGACAGGAACAAAGCATGATAAGCCACAACCTAAAACCCCTAATCGAATGTAACCTACTAAGCGTCCAACGCGTAGGAAAAAAACGCATCTACAGCGTCAACACAGAAACCCTAACACCAATCTTCGTCGCCATAGAAAATCACGCGAAAAAATATTGCCCCACCGGTGGAAACTGCCTAAAAGAGGAACTCAAAAATGAAGCGTAA